A stretch of DNA from Streptosporangiales bacterium:
GGTCGGCGACGAGCACGTCGGTGTCGAACGCGTCGAAGTCGAACACGTGGCGTTCGTGCACGCGCCGGAACAGGTCGTGCGCCGCCTCGGCGTCCGGGTGCAGCCGTTGGGCCGCCTTGTAGAACCGGCCGAAGCCGCTGGACGCCGAGGTGCCGAGTGACGTGCGGGCGGCGAGCGGGTGTCCGCCGAGGTCCCACTCGGCCAGCTCAACGACGTCGCCGAGCACCACGGCGGCCGGGGGCAGGACGGTGATCCGCTCGACGTCACCGAGCAGCTCGGGAAGCAGCGTCATCGCGACGTCCCTGGTCAGGCTGTCACAGGGGAGCCAGTGGACGGCCAGGTCGGGGAAGGCGTCGGCGATCCGCTCGTGGTCCTTGGGCCCGCATCCCCACGCGAGCAGCCACAACCGGATCGGCCGGGACGCCCGGGCACGCACCGACTCCAGCGTGTGGCGCAGGAACCGGACGTCGCCGGCCGCGACGCGGATCAGGACGTCGACCGCATCGGACACGTCGGGGCCCGTGGTCACGGTCGCCGCGCGGACGAGCTTCGTGGCCTCGACGACGTTCAGTGACGGCGCGGGCAGGGCTGCGCCCGCGGTGTGGCGCTCCCTGGCGAAGGCGACGTCGTCGGCACAGGCCTCGCGCCACACCCGGTAGACCTCGTCCTGCGGGCTGCCAGCGAGGATCGTGCTCAGCACGGTCTGGAGCCGCGCGAGCATCCTGGAGCGGATCGTCTCGAACTCGGTCTCGTCGATGTCGATCAGTCCGTTGAACCTGATGTCGGCCCGGTTGGACGGCCGGAAGTCGACGCCGAGCCCGAGCGAGCGCGACGGCAGGTAGCAGTGCAGTCGCGGAGTGACCACCGACGTGAAGTTCTGCCGGTAGCGCTCGAGCAGCGTGACGGCGTCACGCATGTTCGTCACGAAGTCGTTCTGCTTCACCGCCCCGTAGGAGTGGCGGGCGGTGGGTGCACCCTCGGGCACCTGGTCGGCGGGGACGTCCACGTAGACCGTCGCGGGCTCGGCGGGCCCCGGGTCGGGCGGGAACACCGTGTCGACGGTCGTGGTGAGGCATCCGGAGAAGAACGCGGGGACACCGAGCGACAGCAACAGGTCGACCGTGGTCCAGTCGCGGCAGCCGACGGGGGCGTACCGGCGCAGGTACTCGACGGCCTGCTCGTTCAGCATCTGCCGCTTGCTGCAGTGGAACGACACGAAGATCGGCCGCAGGTTCGGGTGCATCGGGAAGTCGTGCCGCAGGCCGAACAGCGGGTGCATGTACCAGCCGAAGGCGAGTAGCCAGGTGCCCTCGGGGAACGCCTCGAAGGTGGAGGCGTCGCGGTCGAGCGTGTACAGCGCGACGTCACTCGGCGAGGTCTGGAGCCGGCGCTCGGCCCGCACCCGCTGCTGCATCTCTCCGACGAACCCGGTGAGGTCCGCCGGACCGTGGAAGCGCACGTTCTCGTGCCGGACGAGGTGACCGAGTGACGCCAGCGTCTGGACGTGGTCGCCGATGTTCGCCGACGTCTTCGCCCGACCCGGTTGACGGTAGTCGATCAGCGCGAACGGGATCCGGCCGTCGACCGGCTGCGGGGCGGTGGCCCCGGCCTCCGCGGCCATCCACGGCTTCAGCCACGCGATCTCGACGTCCGCGATCCCCCACTCCTCCGGCCGGTCGCCGGCGCGTCGCGCCAGGAGGTCGTACGCCTGCCTGGCCGACTCGAGCTCACCGGTGACGAAGGCGAACCTGAGCACCTCGAACCACGCCTGCGGTCCGAGGTCGGCCGGCCGGTCGGCGAGCAACTGCCGGACGGCGTCGACCGCCTCCTCCCGGTCGCAGAGGTACGCGGCCGTGAGGTACTCCGAGGTCGCGTGCGCGCGCCACAGGTCGAGCGGGACCTCGCGGAACTCCGTGCGGGCCAGCTCGGGAAGGCGGCGGTGGACACCGACGATGCCGGCTGCCAGGTGACCCGCGGTTGCGGTCTTCGCCTCGGCGGCGAGCATGTCGGCGAACGACACCGCCGCGCCGGTCCTGTGGTCCTTGACCAGGTCTCTGACGGTGACGGACGCGGCGGCCTCAGGCGCCAGGCCGCGCTTCAGGTGCGTGCGGTAGAGGTGCTGAACACCCGGCCTGGCGATGCCCGTGGCCGGGGTCTCCGAACCCGCCGGGGTGGCACCCTGCTCGGTGCGATCCGCGGCCGAGGAAGCTCGTAGTCCTCGACGGATCGCCAGGAGCGGGGCGAGCACGAACCTCGGCAGGCGCTCGCGGGCCGGTCGGCGGACCCGGACGGGTCGGTCCATGAGTCTCCTCAGCGTACGTTCGTCGGCAGGACGCGGAGAGCGCGGGGTCGGTCTGGGCAGGCGGAGCGACGTGCCCGCGTCCTGCTCAGCGACCGGGTGCGGCCCGGGCGATCGACGTGGTCAGGACTTCTTCTTCTGCCACCAGCGGAGCTTCCGGGCGTCCTCGCCCTTGACGATGTGCAGGCGGCCGAGCTTGACGAACTCGTAGCCGTCGCGGCGCGCGAAGTACTCGTCGATGGCCTTCTTGCAGCCGGACCACTGGTAGTAGTCGTCGATGACGAGGCGGCCGCCGGCCACGAGGTGCGGCTCGATCCGCTGCAGGCAGGTCATCGTCGACTCGTACCAGTCGGCGTCGAGGTGGGCGACCGCGACCGGGCCGTCGACGTGCAGCGTGTCCTCGAAGTAGCCCTTGACCAGCTCGACGTTGGACTCCTTGACCGGGACGCCGTACTGCTCGAACGACGCCGTGACCTCGCCGAGCAGGTCGTCGTGGTAGCCGTAGTAGGTGCCGCCGCCGATGCCCTTCGACTTGCCCGACGTGATCCTCGCGTACCGCTTGTGGACGTCCTCGCCGTCCTTGTCGGTGGGCGGCGGGATCATGTCGAACGCGTCATAGACCCGCATCTCACGCTCGGCCGACTTCACCAACGCCATCAGGATCGCCGAGCCGCCGAGGGCCGTGCCGGCCTCGATGACCTGGCCCTGCAGGCCCCTGTCCTCGGCCTCCTGCACCGCGTCGGCGAGATCCTGCAGACAGCGCTCGTTCAGGTAGGTGAGGTGGTCTGATCGCACGCGCGCGATCACGTCCGCGATGTCGGTGGGCGTACTCACGTCGACTGTCCTCCAGAGCGGTGATGCAGGGTTCGTGGGCCTCACGGCCGGGACTGCACGTTACTCCCGCGCCGTTCGCGATCACGTGGCGACCTGCGATGGCCACGTCGCCGACGGCGCAGCCGCCGACCCTACCCGGTCCACGATGCGGACCGGGGGGTCACCCGCGGTGACCAGTCGCCGGCCCGTGCCCGCCCGGCCCGGACCCGGCCTCGTCGGCGAGGAGCGCGGCGGCAACGGTGTCCGCGTGACGGTACGCCCAGCCGCCCAGGGCATGGATGGGTTCGAGCAGCTCGACGCCCGGCTCGGTCAGCTCGTACTCGACCCGCGGCGGTGCCTCGGCGTACCTGCGGCGGCGTACGAGCGAGGCCCGCTCGAGACGCCGCAGCGTCTCGGTGAGCACCTTGTGGCTGATCCCGCCGATGCCTGCCTGCAGGTCGCCCGGCCGCATCGGCCCGTCGCGCAGCGCGTACACCACGACCGCGGTCCAGCGGGTGGCGAACAGGTCGAGCGCCACCCGCGCCGGGCAGTCGGCGAGGAAGTCGCCGTACGGCTCGAACTCCGCCGGTTGTACGGCCATCGGTCGATCCTCTCCCGCCCGTTACGCACCCGCCGGTGCGTCACGACCCGCCTAGCGTGACGTGGCCACGCTAACCACACGCAGGAGGACATCGATGAGGATCGGGACGATCGGCGCCGGCACGATGGCCGAGACGCTGGCCGGCGGCTGGGCGCGCGCCGGGCACGAGGTGCGCATCGGCGCGCGCTCGGAGGAACGCGGGGCCGCCCTCGCCGACCGCCTCGGCGGGCGAGTCCGGAGCGCGAGCCCGAGCGAGGCCGCCGCGTTCGGGGACGTGACGCTACTGGCCGTCCCCGGCGAGTCGGCCGAGGACGCCCTCCGGGCGGCCGGCGCCGCCGACGGCACCCTGGCGGGCAGGACACTGGTCGACTGCACGAACGCCTTCGCACCCGGCGCGTTCACGGCACCGCCGGGCTCGTTCACCCTCGCGGACGACACGGTGGCCGAACGGGTGGCCCGGGTCGCCGCCGGCGCGTCCGTGGTCAAGGCCTTCAGCATGCTGGCGGCCGAGGTCTGGCAGGCGGGCGCACGAACGTTCGAGGGACGCCCGCTCGTCGTGCCGCTGTGCGGCGACGATCCCGCGGCGCTGGCGACCGTCCGCCGGTTGGTCGCCGACCTGGGACTCAGCGCCGTCGACGGCGGCGGCCTGCACCGGGCCCGCTACGTCGAGGCGATGACCGTCTTCGTGATGGGCCTGTGGTTCGCCGGGCACGACGCCCGCGCGATCCTGCCGCCGCTCGAGGCGGCCTTCGCGCGACCCGACGACGACCAACGGCCCGCACGCACCTGACGCGGCACGGCGACCCGTCGCGTACGGTGAACCGCGTGCAGGAATCGGTGAACGGCGCCCGCGACGAGATCCTCGGGCGCGTCCGCGAGGCCCTGCGCGACGTGCCGGGTGACGAGCGCGCGGAGGACGTCACCGTCCCGCGCGACTACCGGCACACCGGAGACCCTACGGTCGACCGGCTGGCGCTCTTCGCCGAACGGGTCGAGCACTACGAGGCGTCGGTGCTCACCGTGACCGACGACGCACTCGCCGCGGCGGTCGCGACCAGGCTGGCCGAGCGCGGCGTGCACCGCGTCGTGGTGCCCCTCGACCTGCCGGACGAGTGGCTCGCCGCGACCGATGCCGACGTCGTGCGCGACGACGGCACGCTCACCCCGCGCCGGCTCGACGAGCTCGACGGCGTCGTCACCGGCTGCGCGATCGCCGTCGCCGAGACCGGCACCTTCGTCCTCGACGCCGGCGCAGCACAGGGCCGCCGGGCCCTCACCCTCGTGCCCGACTACCACCTGTGCGTCGTGCTCGCCGGCCAGGTCGTCGCGACCGTGCCCGAGGCGGTGGCACGGCTCGACCCCATGCGCCCGCTCACCTGGGTCAGCGGGCCGTCGGCCACCAGCGACATCGAGCTCTCCCGGGTCGAGGGCGTGCACGGCCCCCGCACCCTCGACGTCCTGCTCGTCGACCGCTAGCCGCTCAGGTCGCCGATCGCCTTGGCGGCCAGGTCCACGTCGTCCTCGGTGTTCCACAGGTGGAAGCCCATCCGGACGTTGCCCGCCCGCACGGACATCGCGCACCCGGCCTCCCGCAACCGGCGTTCCGCATCGC
This window harbors:
- a CDS encoding asparagine synthase — translated: MSTPTDIADVIARVRSDHLTYLNERCLQDLADAVQEAEDRGLQGQVIEAGTALGGSAILMALVKSAEREMRVYDAFDMIPPPTDKDGEDVHKRYARITSGKSKGIGGGTYYGYHDDLLGEVTASFEQYGVPVKESNVELVKGYFEDTLHVDGPVAVAHLDADWYESTMTCLQRIEPHLVAGGRLVIDDYYQWSGCKKAIDEYFARRDGYEFVKLGRLHIVKGEDARKLRWWQKKKS
- a CDS encoding transcriptional regulator, which codes for MAVQPAEFEPYGDFLADCPARVALDLFATRWTAVVVYALRDGPMRPGDLQAGIGGISHKVLTETLRRLERASLVRRRRYAEAPPRVEYELTEPGVELLEPIHALGGWAYRHADTVAAALLADEAGSGPGGHGPATGHRG
- a CDS encoding NADP oxidoreductase, with protein sequence MRIGTIGAGTMAETLAGGWARAGHEVRIGARSEERGAALADRLGGRVRSASPSEAAAFGDVTLLAVPGESAEDALRAAGAADGTLAGRTLVDCTNAFAPGAFTAPPGSFTLADDTVAERVARVAAGASVVKAFSMLAAEVWQAGARTFEGRPLVVPLCGDDPAALATVRRLVADLGLSAVDGGGLHRARYVEAMTVFVMGLWFAGHDARAILPPLEAAFARPDDDQRPART
- a CDS encoding lactate utilization protein C; protein product: MNGARDEILGRVREALRDVPGDERAEDVTVPRDYRHTGDPTVDRLALFAERVEHYEASVLTVTDDALAAAVATRLAERGVHRVVVPLDLPDEWLAATDADVVRDDGTLTPRRLDELDGVVTGCAIAVAETGTFVLDAGAAQGRRALTLVPDYHLCVVLAGQVVATVPEAVARLDPMRPLTWVSGPSATSDIELSRVEGVHGPRTLDVLLVDR